From the genome of Solibacillus sp. FSL H8-0538:
CTAACGATTGCGTTGATCCAACAAGGGTCAACGCTATTTTTTTGAACGTATTTTGTACTAACGTAATATAGAAAATTTAGATTAAAAAAAGGCGAGGCAAATATAGGTGAATCAGGTTTTTAACTAATATCACGACATCATGTTTAATAATAATTTGATTTCAGCTTTTTGGTAAACTGGAATGCCCTGTACATTTGTGCATGAATAAAAAGGTTATTTCATCAAGAATAATCCCAATTACTGCGGGTACAATAACATCAATAATAGAATAAAAAGACCAAATTTTTTCTTACTCATTAAATTCAGATGTTTCACTACATTTTGCTGCTCTAAAATTAATTACTGAAGAAACTGTACACTTTGAATTTTTTGCAATTCGGTGTCTACAACAGGAGGAAAAACAACATGAAAATAGTAAAATGGTTCGTAACACTTGCCGTCTTATCATCACTAGTATTAGCCGCATGTGGCAATAATACAACAACACAAACAAAAGAGAGTAATTTAAACGCCCTTGAGCAAATTCAACAAGACGGTGTCATGACAGTTGGTATTATGGGAACCTATGCACCTTATAATTTTTTAAATGAAAATAAAGAATATGATGGCTTTGACGTGGACATTGCAAAAGAACTCGCAGAACGAATTGGCGTTGAAGCAGAATTTGTTGCGCAAGATTTTTCAGGACTCATCCCTGGCTTACAAAAAGATAAATTTGACATTTTAGTCAGCCAAGTAACGATTACAAAAGAACGACAAGTACAAATTGACTTTTCTGAACCCTATATTACAAACGAAGTAAAAGTCATCGTACCCAAATCAAATACAGATATTCAAACGGTTGAAGATTTTAAAGGTAAAACAATCGGGGTTGGCCTTGGAACAAACGATGAAACGTATTTACGTAATGAATTAATGCCAGAAGTCGGTGATTTTACAATTAATACGTATGATGATGTGATAACAACATTAAAAGACTTAGATGCGGGTCGGATCGATGCAACAGTTAATAATGTATATGCATTAAAACCAATTATTGAGGAAAATGGTTATGCTGTAAAAGCTGTTGGTGAAGCGATTAAAGCAGATCAAGCAGCAGTCGCAGTGAAAAAAGGAAATACAGAACTTGTAGAGGCATTAAATACAGCACTTAATGAAATGAAACAAGATGGTACGTATAAAGAAATCTTTGTGAAATGGTTTGACGAGGCGCCACCAGCGCAAATAAGAAAGTAGGTCTCTTTAATGAATATCGTTATTGAAAATCTTCCTTTCTTATTTAAGGGGGCATATTATACATTACTAATTACAGTGGTGTCGATGTTCTTCGGTTTAATCATTGGCTTACTTACCGCGATTGCTCGAATTAAGGGCAATCGCGTTCTACGTACGATTGCAAGAGTGTATGTATCCATTATTAGAGGAACGCCGCCACTTGTTCAAATTGTCATTGTCTACTACGGTTTAGTGGACTATGGCATCGAATTTGGGCCTTTAACCGCGGCTTATATTGCACTCAGTATTAATATTGGGGCTTATGTTTCGGAAGCTTTCCGCGGTGCCATTCAATCCGTTCCAAAAGGACAAACAGAAGCAGCAAGGGCAACGGGGATGACAGATAGACAAGCGATGCGTCGTATTGTGATTCCGCAAGCAATTCGTTATGCGATCCCGCCACTAGGGAATACATTTGTCGGCATGCTGAAAGAAACCTCGCTCGTTTCAGTTATTGCCGTAACCGAATTAATGCGTTCCGCGCAATTATTAATATCACAATATTACGTCTATATGCCGTTTTATTTAGCCATCGCTGTGATGTACTGGGTAATGAGCACAGTCTTCACAATTGTATTGCATAAAATTGAGAAACGATTGTCTGTTTACTAAGGGGGCAATAAGTATGATAGACATCAATCAACTACAAAAAAACTTCGGAGAGAACGAAGTATTAAAGAGCATTTCATTATTGATACCAGCACATCAAGTCGTTGCAGTCATCGGGCCGAGTGGTTCAGGGAAGAGTACATTTTTAAGGTGTATTAACGGTTTGGAAACCATCACGAGTGGCACAATTACTGTGAATGGTCATGAAATCAATTCATCGGCGCCGAGAAAAGTGCTACAAAAAGAAATTCATGCTATTCGTCAAGAAACGGGCATGGTATTCCAACAATTTAATTTGTATCCACATAAAACCGTTGTGGAAAATGTGATGGAAGCTTTAGTAGTCGTGAAAAGATTGAAAAAAGAAGCGGCACATCAAGTTGCATCTGACTTACTAGCAAAAGTAGGACTTGCCGCAAAAGAAGATGCTTTTCCATCTCAACTATCAGGTGGTCAACAACAACGTGTCGCCATTGCAAGGGCACTTGCGATGGAACCAAAATTGATGTTATTCGATGAACCTACTTCTTCGTTAGACCCAGAGTTAGTAGGGGAAGTATTAAAAGTAATGAAAAATTTAGCAGAGGATGGCATGACAATGGTCATTGTTACTCATGAAATGAAGTTCGCAAAAGACGTTGCCGGTCGCATTTTATTTATGGCAGATGGTGTTATTGTGGAAGATGCCGACCCAACTGCATTCTTCGAACATCCACAAACAGAAAGGGCACAGAAATTTCTACGACAAGTTTCAGAGTTTTAACTTTGTAGTGGATAATAGATTGTTAGCCTAAATTTGTTGCATCATTGCGACAATGGCAAACTGAACTGCTTCCTGCAGACCTAAGTTCGAGACAAAATGTGGACATTGGGTAGCGGAGCCTAATTGATTTGAGAAAGGAAGTAAACAATATGCAAATTAAAGCAAAATGGCAAGGTGGCCGTGCCTTTGAAGCTGTCGGTCCAACTGGATACCCGATAATAATGGATGCTACAGCTAACTACGGTGGAGAAGGGAAAGCCGCAACGCCAACTGAACTGTTATTAGCAGCATTAGCGGGCTGTATCGGCATCGATGTGACAATGATCTTAAAACCACATTTAGAGACCATCAACAATATCGAAATTACAGTAGACGGCGAACGCCGTGAAGAAATGCCAACAGCCTTCACAGCTGCCATACTAACATTCACAGTAGACGGCAACATCACACCGAAAAAAGTATGGCGCGCCATTCATTTAGGTGAAGAAAAATATTGTGCAGTCTCTGCATCCTTAAAAGCAGACATAACGTACAAGCTAATCTTAAATGGTGAAGAAGTATCCTCAGAGCAGATATAATGCAAAAATAAGAACGATTGTGAGAGATTTTGGTGCTCGTTCAATCGTTTTTTCTGTTTTATTACAAATAACACTTATATACTGATCTGAAATTAAGAGTAGTTTGAAAAAAGTTTCCTCACTCAAGGAGGGAGAATGGCAGAACTAATAAAAAATTCTCAATGAAAGATAGACGTCAAAATTGAATTTTAAGATGAACATCATGCACAGGGTTCAGCAATTTATTTTAAAAGTTGCGTCGATGATTTTAATGCAACGCTAATGAAAATAAGCTGACATGAAATATCAAGTGAATTACTTCCGATTAATGGGATTTTAAAAAACCACTGTAAGCCCGAAATATAAAAAAGCGCACCTTTTCGGTACGCACGACGAATGGCCATCTATCTGAAATTTTTTCGGATAGATGGCTATTTAGCACATGTGGCTTGGATATTTTTTGACCAAGGCATGTAGTTAATTAAAATTTGGGGTTGCTGATGGATCGGTAAATTCGGCAGCTCTGTCATTAACGTTACTAGGTATTGATAGAAGTCGATACCATTTGCTTTTGCTGTTTCAGCCAAACTTAAGCAGATCGCATTCGCTTTAGCACCAGCTTCACTAACAGAGAAAAGCCAGTTCTTTCGGCCGATCACATTAGGGCGAATCGCATTTTCAGCTGGATTATTATCGATTTCAATGCGACCATCGAGCAGAAAAGCTTTTAACCCATGTACACGATTTAATGTATATTCGGCAGCTTTTGCCAAGGCATTTTTTCCGAAGAAAGGGGATTCATCTACCCATTTTAGAAACTTTTCTACAATCGGTTTCGAATGTTTTTGCCGTGCTTTTCGTCGTTTACCTGGTGAAAGATGCTTAAATTGACGTTCTAAGTGATACAGTTGGTCACAGTAATCCACACCAATTTGACCGTTTCTGCTATCAGCTTTCAGCCAATAACGTCGTACATGCGCCCAACAGTTGGCGAACGTGACATCAGGTAGATTGCCGTATGCAGAATATCCATCACAAATCACGGTTCCTTTAAAGCCAGCTGTAAAGTTTTCTAATACAGAACGACTTCTCGATAAAGCACTTTGGAAAAGAACGATGATTGGTCCTTGGCTTGGCACGCTTCGGAACACCCAATTGTAGGCATTCGATTGACCTGATTTACCATCTGATCGTTTAATAATTTGCGCATACGTTTCGTCCACATGCAGAACAGATTTTGCTGTTAATGTCTGCTTCATCTGCTCATAAACCGGTAGAAGCCAATCTTCTGCTGCACGAATGACCCAATTCGATAAGTTTTTGTCATTGGTAAGCAGACCAAATCGGTCCCACTCCTTCACCTGGCGGTAAAGAGGTAAGTACTGGATGAACTTATCGTAGATGAGTTTTGCTAAAACAGTAGGTCCTGCAATGCTACGTTGAATGGCAGCTTGCGGTGCTTTTCCACGTTTCATCTGCGCTTTTTGAGTAGTATCTTTTTTACAATGCCTACACTCATAAGCGTGTTCAATATGTTGAACACGCTTCATTGTAGCCGGAATGAATTTTGCTTCCTCACGCGCAATGGTCGTACCAGCTTCGGTCATTTGACCAAGGCAACAGTCACATTGCGTGTTTTCAGGATGATGGTGAATTTCTTCTATTTCAATCCCGTCACGAAAAGAATCATTCCGTTTTTTCTTATGTAATTTACGGACAACGGTATACGTAATCATTGCCGTGCTTTGTTCTTCTGTCTGCTCAGAATCGCTAAAAGACGGATCGTCTTCGAATAAAGAACCTTGTCCGTCTGGTGCTTTATACTTTGATTTTTCCGATTTTGAACCGTATAAAGCCTTGGTTAATTGGCGAACTTGTTCAGTCAACGCTTCGATTTGTCGATTTGACTGAGCTAATTGTTGCTCAAGCATTCGAATTAATCGTTCATTTTGATTTTCTTGCTTAGGAGAAACGTTCGTCAAATCATTCACCACATTTCCGTTCAGTATAAGTTATGGATGATTATACCACCTTAATAGGTGGGTTTAAAAGACACCTTTTGCAGATTTCGCAATCGCTTTTGGCTGCTGAAGCGATAAACCTTCTAACAGCCAGCGAAGTTCCTTTTGTGAAAGGTTACGTACTTCCTTTTCATCTTTTGGCCATTGCAGTTTGCCATTATCTAATCGTTTATAAAGCATGGCGAAGCCATCTCCATCAAAATACAAACATTTATAACGGTCTTTACTCGTTCCAGAAAATAAGAAGATGGAATCACTATATGGATCAAGTTTAAAAGAATCCTGAATGAGTGTTGCGAGACCGTCAATACCTTTACGCATATCGGTCTTACCGCAAATAATGTAGATGTTCTGCACGCTCGTAAAATCATGCTTCATTGATTATTCAGCTCCTTCACGATCGTTTGGATGATGTGCTCATCTACGCCATTGAAGAAAGAGATTACTGCGGTAGCTGTTTTAATTACGCAGCTTGGATCAGAAGGAGATTGCGGTGAATTTGTAAATGAAGATTCGTCAATGATAGGGTCTAGCGACACGGGGACAATTGTTAGTTTAGTTGTTGGCATAGAAAACACCTCCCTTATTTGATATATCTATCGTACCGGGAGGTGCCTGTCATATATATGCGTTATTTGATTACGGGCTTACAAACCACTCATACAAGCGGTTTTTTATTTTGCTAAATTATTGTGTATTTATTTGCATAATGCAAGTAAGTGAGATATAAATATTTCATGAGGTCTATAAGGGCAAAGAATAACTGAGAGTACTTTATATTCATGTTCAGTCAGTATTTTTCTTAAATGCCTTCTAAATTCTAGTTATTTAGTTTAAATTTGTTTCTATTCCGTATGTAACGTGAAATCGAAAGGCAACGCGAATTGCGTAAATAAAGAAATTTCCTCATTGATAATAGTTGTGAAAAACAAGTAAATTGGAGGGTGTTGGCATGAAAGAGATACTTGATGCAATTGTTTTTGGAGGTGGTCAGGCTGGTCTTGCTACAGGTTATCATTTACAGAAGAAGGGACTACGTTTTCTGATTTTGGAGGCAAGTAATCAGATAGGCGGGTCTTGGCCAAGTTATTATGACAGTCTGAAATTGTTTTCTCCAGCAGGCTATTCCTCTATGCCGGGCATGAAATTCCCGGGCAATCAGAATCGTTATCCTCATCGAGATGAAGTCGTTCGTTATTTACAGGATTACAAGATAAAGTTTCAATTGCCAGTTATTTTTAACCAACGTGTAGAATTGGTCGAAAAAGATAGGGGAGGATTTTTAATTCGAACGATGACAGGGGATATTTTTCGGGCTCGAACTATCATTAATGCGACCGGCTCATTTAGAAATCCATTTTTGCCAACAATTGCAGGGATGGAGATGTTTCAAGGGGACATACTCCATTCTTCGGAATACCGAAATCCGAAGTCATTTCACAATCAGAGGGTAGTGGTCGTAGGAGGTGGGAATTCTGCGGTACAGATTGCAGTTGAGTTGACCGAAATGAGTCAGACTTCTTTAGCTGTGGTTCGACCAATCCAGTTTGTGAAACAACGTGTATGGGGCCAGGATTTGCATTTTTGGTTGAAGCTGATTGGTTTTGATACCTTCCCATTCTGGAGATTCGGGAAAACTGCACCGAGGTCAAAAGCAGTGAATGATACAAACAAATACAAAGAACGAATAACGGCAGGAAAACCCTATCAAGAACCGATGTTTACATCCTTTTATAAGGGGGGAGTCATTTGGCCGGACGGGATAAAAGAACCAGTGGATACCGTAATATTTGCGACCGGCTTCAGGCCACAATTTCCATACCTGCAAGCAATTGGCGCACTTGATGAGGAAGGTAGACCTTTACATAAGGCAGGCATTAGCATAGTTCCAGGTCTTTATTATGTGGGGCTGGAAGGGCAGCGTTCCTTTGCTTCTGCTACATTAAGGGGAGTAGGGCAGGACGCGGAATTTATTGTGAAAAAACTAGTGCAGTGTCTTAAATAATGACATGATTTGAATACTGAGTGCGCTGTTTTTTAAAGACTTTGAACTGCGAGAATATGCCTGTAATAGCTCCTCCAACCATCTAGAAAATACACTAATTTTACAATTAGTGTATTTTCCGAGTATGTTATTAAGGGGCGGTTATATTAATTGTACAATACGAGAAAAAATTAGGAGGTGAGGAAATGGAAAGCAAACGTGAACTATTCCAAGTTCTAACTCAGAGCTTTGGATATTTAAATAAAAAATGTTGTTCAGTTGGTTCTGTAGATATCTCACCTGTACAAAGTCACATTCTCTATGAGATTGACAAGCAAACTGAGCCTTCGATGCAACAAGTTGCCGAAATATTAGGAATGGATATTACTACCTTTAGTAGACAAATTCAAACTCTTATTAAAATGAACCTAGTTAAAAAAACACCTTCATCTACAGATAAGAGAGTATCCATTTTATTCCTAACGGTAGAAGGTAAATTTGTTGCTACAATAATTGATCAGACGATAAATGAATATTTAAATAATGTTTTCTCACATATGAATGAATTTGAACAAGAAACAGTCATTCGTTCACTAATTTTATTAAACAAAGCCATGACAAAATCAAGTATCTGCTGCACACCTCATTCTTTATCATAAGTGTGACTAAAATATTCAATTTGGCTCATTTAGTCCATCTATCGACACAAATAATGATTAGAATAGGAATATTATC
Proteins encoded in this window:
- a CDS encoding substrate-binding periplasmic protein, coding for MKIVKWFVTLAVLSSLVLAACGNNTTTQTKESNLNALEQIQQDGVMTVGIMGTYAPYNFLNENKEYDGFDVDIAKELAERIGVEAEFVAQDFSGLIPGLQKDKFDILVSQVTITKERQVQIDFSEPYITNEVKVIVPKSNTDIQTVEDFKGKTIGVGLGTNDETYLRNELMPEVGDFTINTYDDVITTLKDLDAGRIDATVNNVYALKPIIEENGYAVKAVGEAIKADQAAVAVKKGNTELVEALNTALNEMKQDGTYKEIFVKWFDEAPPAQIRK
- a CDS encoding amino acid ABC transporter permease, yielding MNIVIENLPFLFKGAYYTLLITVVSMFFGLIIGLLTAIARIKGNRVLRTIARVYVSIIRGTPPLVQIVIVYYGLVDYGIEFGPLTAAYIALSINIGAYVSEAFRGAIQSVPKGQTEAARATGMTDRQAMRRIVIPQAIRYAIPPLGNTFVGMLKETSLVSVIAVTELMRSAQLLISQYYVYMPFYLAIAVMYWVMSTVFTIVLHKIEKRLSVY
- a CDS encoding amino acid ABC transporter ATP-binding protein, which gives rise to MIDINQLQKNFGENEVLKSISLLIPAHQVVAVIGPSGSGKSTFLRCINGLETITSGTITVNGHEINSSAPRKVLQKEIHAIRQETGMVFQQFNLYPHKTVVENVMEALVVVKRLKKEAAHQVASDLLAKVGLAAKEDAFPSQLSGGQQQRVAIARALAMEPKLMLFDEPTSSLDPELVGEVLKVMKNLAEDGMTMVIVTHEMKFAKDVAGRILFMADGVIVEDADPTAFFEHPQTERAQKFLRQVSEF
- a CDS encoding OsmC family protein, which translates into the protein MQIKAKWQGGRAFEAVGPTGYPIIMDATANYGGEGKAATPTELLLAALAGCIGIDVTMILKPHLETINNIEITVDGERREEMPTAFTAAILTFTVDGNITPKKVWRAIHLGEEKYCAVSASLKADITYKLILNGEEVSSEQI
- the tnpC gene encoding IS66 family transposase — translated: MTNVSPKQENQNERLIRMLEQQLAQSNRQIEALTEQVRQLTKALYGSKSEKSKYKAPDGQGSLFEDDPSFSDSEQTEEQSTAMITYTVVRKLHKKKRNDSFRDGIEIEEIHHHPENTQCDCCLGQMTEAGTTIAREEAKFIPATMKRVQHIEHAYECRHCKKDTTQKAQMKRGKAPQAAIQRSIAGPTVLAKLIYDKFIQYLPLYRQVKEWDRFGLLTNDKNLSNWVIRAAEDWLLPVYEQMKQTLTAKSVLHVDETYAQIIKRSDGKSGQSNAYNWVFRSVPSQGPIIVLFQSALSRSRSVLENFTAGFKGTVICDGYSAYGNLPDVTFANCWAHVRRYWLKADSRNGQIGVDYCDQLYHLERQFKHLSPGKRRKARQKHSKPIVEKFLKWVDESPFFGKNALAKAAEYTLNRVHGLKAFLLDGRIEIDNNPAENAIRPNVIGRKNWLFSVSEAGAKANAICLSLAETAKANGIDFYQYLVTLMTELPNLPIHQQPQILINYMPWSKNIQATCAK
- the tnpB gene encoding IS66 family insertion sequence element accessory protein TnpB (TnpB, as the term is used for proteins encoded by IS66 family insertion elements, is considered an accessory protein, since TnpC, encoded by a neighboring gene, is a DDE family transposase.), whose protein sequence is MKHDFTSVQNIYIICGKTDMRKGIDGLATLIQDSFKLDPYSDSIFLFSGTSKDRYKCLYFDGDGFAMLYKRLDNGKLQWPKDEKEVRNLSQKELRWLLEGLSLQQPKAIAKSAKGVF
- a CDS encoding NAD(P)-binding domain-containing protein, translated to MKEILDAIVFGGGQAGLATGYHLQKKGLRFLILEASNQIGGSWPSYYDSLKLFSPAGYSSMPGMKFPGNQNRYPHRDEVVRYLQDYKIKFQLPVIFNQRVELVEKDRGGFLIRTMTGDIFRARTIINATGSFRNPFLPTIAGMEMFQGDILHSSEYRNPKSFHNQRVVVVGGGNSAVQIAVELTEMSQTSLAVVRPIQFVKQRVWGQDLHFWLKLIGFDTFPFWRFGKTAPRSKAVNDTNKYKERITAGKPYQEPMFTSFYKGGVIWPDGIKEPVDTVIFATGFRPQFPYLQAIGALDEEGRPLHKAGISIVPGLYYVGLEGQRSFASATLRGVGQDAEFIVKKLVQCLK
- a CDS encoding MarR family winged helix-turn-helix transcriptional regulator, which encodes MESKRELFQVLTQSFGYLNKKCCSVGSVDISPVQSHILYEIDKQTEPSMQQVAEILGMDITTFSRQIQTLIKMNLVKKTPSSTDKRVSILFLTVEGKFVATIIDQTINEYLNNVFSHMNEFEQETVIRSLILLNKAMTKSSICCTPHSLS